One segment of Shewanella piezotolerans WP3 DNA contains the following:
- the gorA gene encoding glutathione-disulfide reductase: MAQHFDYICLGAGSGGIASGNRAAMRGAKVLVIEAKHVGGTCVNVGCVPKKVMWYGAHVAESMHLFAKDYGFDVTVNNFNWNTLVDNREAYISRIHDAYGRGFASNNVTLLNGYGKFINANTIEVDGEHYTADHILIATGGAPTIPNIPGAEYGIDSDGFFALREQPKRVAVVGAGYIAVELAGVLHALGSETHLLVRKHAPLRNFDPILTDTLVEAMKINGPTLHTHSIPKAVVKNADDSLTLELENGDSITVDSLIWAIGRSPSTSNIGLENTDVKLNEKGYVVTDEQQNTTAKGIYCVGDIMEGGVELTPVAVKAGRLLSERLFGNMPDAKMDYSVIPTVVFSHPPIGTMGLTEPEAEEQFGKDNIKVYTSGFTSMYTAITAHREACKMKLICAGEDEVVVGIHGIGFGMDEILQGFGVAMKMGATKADFDAVVAIHPTGAEEFVTMR; encoded by the coding sequence ATGGCTCAACATTTTGATTATATCTGTCTTGGCGCTGGTAGCGGCGGTATCGCTTCAGGTAATCGTGCAGCAATGCGCGGCGCAAAAGTATTGGTAATTGAAGCAAAACACGTTGGCGGCACTTGCGTAAATGTAGGCTGTGTACCTAAAAAAGTGATGTGGTATGGCGCTCATGTCGCCGAATCTATGCACCTATTCGCTAAAGATTATGGCTTTGACGTAACAGTTAATAACTTTAACTGGAACACTTTAGTTGATAACCGTGAAGCCTATATTAGCCGGATCCACGATGCTTATGGACGTGGTTTTGCCAGCAATAACGTCACTCTGCTAAATGGTTACGGTAAGTTTATTAACGCCAATACTATTGAAGTTGATGGTGAGCACTACACCGCCGATCATATCCTTATCGCTACGGGCGGCGCGCCAACCATTCCAAATATTCCTGGTGCTGAATACGGTATTGATTCAGATGGATTCTTCGCGCTGCGCGAACAACCAAAGCGTGTTGCCGTTGTTGGCGCAGGTTATATTGCGGTTGAACTTGCCGGCGTATTACATGCATTAGGTAGCGAAACTCATTTATTAGTGCGTAAACATGCTCCTCTGCGTAACTTCGATCCGATTTTGACTGATACCTTAGTTGAAGCGATGAAGATCAATGGGCCGACATTACACACCCATAGCATTCCAAAAGCTGTGGTTAAAAATGCCGATGATAGCCTGACACTAGAACTTGAAAACGGCGACAGCATTACCGTAGATAGCCTAATTTGGGCCATTGGCCGCTCACCTTCTACTAGCAACATTGGTCTTGAAAATACTGATGTAAAGCTTAATGAAAAAGGTTATGTGGTCACCGACGAGCAGCAAAATACAACAGCAAAAGGTATTTACTGCGTTGGCGACATCATGGAGGGTGGCGTAGAGCTTACCCCCGTTGCAGTAAAAGCCGGCCGTTTATTGTCAGAGCGCCTATTTGGTAACATGCCTGATGCCAAAATGGATTACAGCGTTATTCCAACCGTAGTATTCAGCCACCCGCCTATTGGTACTATGGGACTGACTGAACCAGAAGCTGAAGAGCAATTTGGCAAAGATAACATTAAGGTCTATACCTCTGGCTTTACCTCAATGTACACCGCCATTACTGCACACCGTGAAGCCTGTAAAATGAAGTTGATTTGTGCCGGTGAAGATGAAGTTGTTGTCGGTATCCATGGCATTGGCTTTGGTATGGATGAGATCCTCCAAGGCTTTGGTGTAGCAATGAAGATGGGCGCTACCAAAGCAGACTTTGATGCTGTAGTGGCTATTCACCCAACGGGTGCGGAAGAGTTTGTTACTATGAGATAG
- the caiE gene encoding carnitine operon protein CaiE — MACYAFEGLIPVVEPSAYVHPTAVLIGDVIIEAGVYVGPHASLRGDYGRLILQKGCNLQDGCIMHGYCDVDTLIEQDGHIGHGAILHGCVVKRNALVGMNSVVMDGAVIGEDSIVAAMSFVNAGFQGLPKQVLMGQPAKVIREVTEKELSWKGLNTLEYQVLAKRSAQNMQVVTPLIAAESNRPRLKGVTEVLPQAKLM; from the coding sequence TGGTTGAACCGAGTGCCTATGTGCATCCTACTGCAGTACTCATCGGTGATGTGATTATTGAAGCTGGAGTTTATGTTGGTCCCCATGCTTCACTTCGTGGTGATTATGGCCGCCTAATTTTGCAAAAAGGCTGCAACTTACAAGATGGCTGCATCATGCACGGTTATTGTGATGTGGATACCTTGATTGAACAAGATGGGCATATTGGCCATGGCGCGATTTTGCACGGCTGTGTTGTAAAGCGAAATGCATTGGTAGGGATGAACTCGGTCGTGATGGATGGTGCAGTGATTGGTGAAGACAGTATTGTTGCTGCCATGAGTTTTGTAAACGCTGGATTTCAAGGGTTGCCAAAGCAGGTGTTAATGGGACAGCCTGCGAAAGTGATACGTGAAGTGACCGAGAAAGAGCTGTCTTGGAAAGGCTTAAATACCTTGGAATATCAGGTGTTAGCAAAACGTTCAGCACAAAACATGCAAGTTGTGACGCCGCTTATCGCGGCTGAATCAAATAGACCAAGATTAAAAGGTGTTACTGAGGTGCTCCCCCAAGCCAAGCTTATGTAA
- a CDS encoding alpha/beta hydrolase, with protein MALDPKVAHFIQQVTDSGAKAYEDLTPAESRRLEMNELIRNRGARVLESVAGVEHSFIPGPTADLPIRIYRPIHCDIDDLQPAIIFIHGSGWVVSNIETNDHFSRALAHRTGSVVIAINYQKAPEHKFPIPIDDCYASTLWIFEHAKCLGLDVNRIGILGDSAGGNLAAAVTLRLRDENGPKLAYQVLIYPAVQYGWNTPSAQTHAEGYLLQQASMKYYWGHYLRSEADALNPYCSPLSAQSHKDLPATLIYTAEFDPLCDDGYLYYRELESSGVNVKYRCFDGVIHGFIKMLGVFDQADEFLDELKQDLLKV; from the coding sequence ATGGCGTTAGACCCCAAAGTGGCTCATTTTATTCAGCAGGTTACCGACTCTGGCGCTAAAGCCTACGAAGACTTGACTCCTGCTGAGTCTCGACGGCTAGAAATGAATGAACTGATAAGAAATAGAGGGGCTCGAGTACTAGAAAGTGTTGCGGGTGTTGAGCACAGCTTTATCCCAGGCCCGACAGCAGATCTGCCGATACGAATTTATCGGCCAATACATTGCGATATTGATGATCTACAGCCTGCGATCATCTTTATACATGGTAGTGGTTGGGTGGTCTCTAATATCGAGACTAACGACCATTTTAGCCGCGCTTTGGCTCATCGTACTGGTTCTGTTGTTATAGCTATCAATTATCAAAAAGCACCTGAGCATAAGTTTCCCATTCCCATAGACGATTGCTATGCATCAACTTTGTGGATTTTCGAGCATGCTAAATGTTTAGGGCTTGATGTAAACCGAATTGGAATTTTAGGTGACAGTGCTGGTGGTAATTTAGCGGCGGCAGTGACCTTAAGATTGCGGGACGAAAATGGTCCTAAGCTTGCCTATCAGGTTCTGATCTATCCTGCGGTTCAATACGGTTGGAACACGCCATCAGCGCAAACTCATGCCGAAGGTTACCTGCTGCAACAAGCGAGTATGAAGTATTATTGGGGGCATTATTTGCGTAGCGAAGCGGATGCCCTGAACCCCTATTGTTCCCCATTAAGCGCTCAAAGTCACAAAGACCTGCCTGCAACGCTTATCTATACCGCTGAGTTTGATCCGCTTTGTGATGATGGTTATTTATATTATAGGGAGTTAGAAAGTAGTGGTGTGAACGTAAAATATCGCTGTTTTGATGGGGTCATTCATGGGTTCATTAAAATGTTAGGAGTGTTTGATCAAGCTGATGAATTTCTTGATGAACTTAAGCAAGATCTACTAAAGGTTTAG
- a CDS encoding LysR substrate-binding domain-containing protein: protein MNHNIPLRALQVFESCARLESCSLAANELCITQSAVSQQIKLLEDYFLEKLFHRNAGKITLTESGLELRQRLAPVFYDLNSVCASLVPDMSNEVRIHSYNSLAARWLVPKMAKLRREHPEFNINVGMFQDDVEMSDMLADIFIITRECQDGYSIIPLVEEKLEAYCSPKYLEQHPNISLDNFHEQTLLYSKHKDYGVDWEGWFRFNKVGVGPLQRKFIFNHNMLAVQAAILGQGLVLGLEQTLQIEVESGNLVKLELPHFYTGWTYSVAYKSSRKRDIRITKIVDWIIKEYARSGS, encoded by the coding sequence ATGAATCATAATATTCCCTTAAGGGCGTTACAGGTTTTTGAATCATGCGCACGGTTAGAAAGCTGCTCCCTTGCTGCTAATGAACTTTGCATTACACAGAGTGCGGTTTCACAGCAGATTAAATTGCTTGAGGATTATTTCCTTGAGAAACTGTTTCACCGTAACGCCGGCAAGATTACTCTGACAGAGTCTGGCTTAGAACTTCGACAGAGACTTGCGCCCGTTTTTTATGATTTAAATAGTGTTTGTGCCAGTTTAGTACCTGATATGTCCAACGAGGTACGTATTCATTCATACAACTCACTTGCTGCGCGTTGGTTAGTGCCTAAAATGGCAAAACTTAGACGAGAACATCCTGAATTTAATATCAATGTGGGCATGTTCCAAGATGATGTTGAAATGAGTGATATGTTGGCAGATATCTTTATCATTACCCGAGAATGTCAAGATGGATATAGCATCATCCCATTGGTAGAAGAGAAGCTTGAGGCATATTGCAGCCCCAAATATCTCGAACAACACCCTAATATCTCGTTAGATAACTTCCACGAACAAACCTTGCTATATTCAAAACACAAAGATTATGGTGTCGATTGGGAAGGGTGGTTTAGATTTAACAAAGTGGGTGTAGGTCCACTACAGAGAAAATTTATTTTTAACCATAATATGCTAGCGGTACAGGCAGCTATTTTGGGGCAGGGATTAGTATTAGGCTTAGAACAAACTTTACAAATAGAGGTTGAGTCGGGAAATCTGGTTAAGTTAGAGCTACCTCATTTTTACACTGGCTGGACGTACTCGGTCGCTTACAAATCATCAAGAAAGCGAGATATTCGTATAACCAAAATTGTTGACTGGATCATTAAAGAATATGCTAGAAGCGGTTCTTAA